In Hymenobacter sublimis, a single genomic region encodes these proteins:
- a CDS encoding TonB-dependent receptor: MNTLHHLGLISTLSVCALSASAQQTGSIRGTITTADGRPAEAVTVGLKGRGQGAITNNQGQFVIERVRDGQYTVVVTAVGLKSEERAVTVSGGQSVSLDFTLTENAEQLREVVVNGARVNRFARKESIDVNKMPLSNLENPQVYATVGKELLTEQLVFSVDEATRNAPGVQKMWEATGRSGDGGSFYASRGFVVSSQLRNGVAGGVTSTIDAVNLEKLEVIKGPSATLYGSALTSYGGLLNRVTKKPYDRFGGEAAVAAGSYGFHRASVDVNTPLNAAKTLAFRLNGAYTYEDNFQNAGYTGFAKDVALAPSLQFQPTDRLTINLDAEVYRSTNVGKQLIYLYFLDKVDNFGFSRADQAPLDYRQSYQGPGLTQDSRSTNLFGQVRYRISPSFTSTTYLTSSRSYSEGNGPYFYLASDIALGKGTTPGVSSLIRADQSTQDSRRQTYQVQQLFNGDFQIGGLRNRVVLGLDFLRLDSDIEFFGGTIDTAPLNVPGYNYRTFNKSTVDATYAAQAPGRYPVTTKINTYSAFVSDVLNLTDKLSVLAAVRVDRYDNKGGILYFPVPAYKQTAVSPKFGLVYQPVKDRVSLFANYQNSFNNQNSSYLNTELQPFVTKPERANQLEGGVKLDAAGGRLSATVSYYDIRVQNVLRTLYTVTTADSATLTISAQDGTQWSRGTELSLTANPLPGLNLIGGFAYNYSKFVNTNENVNGRRPNTASSPYLANFWVSYRQPEGPLKGLGLGFGGNYASDNKILNSVSQGVFTLPSYTVLNASAFYDLPHYRFAVKVDNLTNERYWIGYTTFNAQKLRSIIGSVAYKF; this comes from the coding sequence ATGAACACACTGCACCACCTGGGACTGATTTCCACGTTATCAGTTTGCGCTTTATCGGCTTCCGCTCAGCAAACCGGTTCTATTAGAGGTACCATCACAACGGCCGACGGCCGGCCGGCCGAAGCCGTTACGGTAGGGCTCAAGGGCCGAGGCCAGGGGGCTATTACCAACAACCAAGGGCAGTTTGTGATTGAGCGGGTGCGCGACGGGCAGTACACGGTAGTCGTAACGGCCGTTGGGCTGAAATCGGAGGAGCGGGCCGTAACGGTCAGTGGCGGGCAAAGTGTATCCCTGGACTTTACCCTCACGGAAAATGCCGAGCAGCTGCGTGAGGTAGTGGTGAACGGGGCCCGCGTGAACCGCTTCGCCCGCAAAGAGTCCATAGACGTCAACAAGATGCCGCTCAGCAACTTGGAAAATCCGCAGGTGTACGCCACCGTGGGCAAGGAGCTACTGACGGAGCAGCTGGTTTTTTCGGTGGATGAGGCCACGCGCAACGCCCCGGGCGTGCAAAAAATGTGGGAGGCCACCGGCCGCTCCGGCGACGGGGGCTCGTTCTACGCCTCGCGGGGCTTTGTGGTATCAAGCCAGTTGCGCAACGGTGTGGCCGGCGGGGTCACCAGCACCATTGATGCCGTTAATCTGGAGAAGCTGGAGGTTATCAAAGGCCCTTCGGCTACGCTCTACGGCTCGGCCCTGACCTCGTACGGCGGCCTGCTGAACCGCGTGACCAAGAAGCCCTACGACCGGTTCGGGGGCGAGGCCGCCGTGGCGGCTGGCAGCTACGGCTTCCACCGGGCGAGTGTGGATGTGAATACCCCGCTCAACGCCGCCAAAACGCTGGCCTTCCGCCTGAACGGGGCCTACACCTACGAAGACAATTTCCAGAATGCGGGCTACACCGGCTTTGCGAAAGACGTAGCCCTTGCCCCAAGCCTGCAGTTCCAGCCCACCGACCGGCTCACCATCAACCTCGATGCCGAGGTGTACCGGAGCACCAACGTGGGCAAGCAGCTCATTTACTTGTACTTCCTCGATAAGGTCGATAACTTCGGTTTCTCGCGGGCCGATCAGGCCCCGCTCGATTACCGCCAGTCCTACCAAGGGCCAGGCCTGACCCAGGATTCGCGCAGCACCAACCTGTTTGGGCAGGTGCGCTACCGCATTTCGCCCAGCTTCACTTCCACTACCTACCTCACCTCCAGCCGCAGCTACTCCGAGGGCAACGGGCCGTACTTCTACCTGGCCTCCGACATTGCGCTCGGCAAGGGCACCACGCCCGGCGTCAGCAGCCTGATTCGGGCCGATCAATCAACCCAGGACAGCCGCCGCCAGACCTATCAGGTGCAGCAGCTCTTCAACGGCGACTTTCAGATTGGGGGCCTACGTAACCGCGTGGTGCTGGGCCTGGACTTCCTCCGTCTTGACTCCGATATTGAGTTCTTCGGCGGTACCATCGATACCGCGCCGCTCAACGTGCCGGGCTATAATTACCGCACTTTCAACAAGAGCACCGTTGACGCCACGTACGCTGCTCAGGCGCCGGGGCGCTACCCGGTAACCACTAAAATCAACACCTACAGTGCTTTCGTGTCGGATGTGCTGAACCTGACCGATAAGCTCAGCGTGCTGGCTGCCGTGCGCGTGGACCGCTACGATAACAAGGGCGGCATCCTGTACTTCCCCGTGCCGGCTTACAAGCAGACGGCCGTTTCGCCGAAGTTTGGTTTGGTGTACCAGCCGGTGAAGGATCGGGTATCGTTGTTTGCCAACTACCAAAACAGCTTTAACAACCAAAACAGCTCCTACCTGAACACCGAACTACAACCGTTCGTGACCAAGCCCGAGCGCGCTAACCAACTGGAAGGCGGCGTGAAGCTGGATGCGGCCGGGGGCCGGTTAAGCGCCACGGTAAGCTACTACGACATTCGGGTGCAGAACGTCCTGCGTACGCTCTACACGGTTACTACCGCCGACAGCGCTACGCTGACGATCAGCGCCCAGGACGGCACCCAGTGGAGCCGCGGGACGGAGCTAAGCCTGACGGCCAACCCGCTGCCGGGCCTGAACCTGATAGGCGGCTTTGCTTACAACTACTCGAAGTTTGTGAACACCAACGAAAACGTGAACGGCCGCCGCCCGAACACGGCTTCGTCGCCCTACCTGGCTAACTTCTGGGTAAGCTACCGCCAGCCCGAAGGCCCGCTGAAAGGCCTGGGCCTGGGCTTTGGCGGGAACTACGCCAGTGACAATAAGATTCTGAACAGTGTCTCGCAGGGTGTCTTCACGCTGCCCAGCTACACGGTGCTGAACGCCAGTGCTTTCTACGACCTGCCGCACTACCGCTTCGCGGTGAAAGTAGATAACCTGACCAATGAGCGCTACTGGATTGGCTATACCACCTTCAACGCCCAAAAGCTGCGCAGCATCATTGGCAGCGTGGCGTACAAGTTCTAA
- a CDS encoding PepSY-associated TM helix domain-containing protein — MKTFFRNIHLYLSLVSGLIIAVVCLTGGILVFEKELEQAWHPERYFVAPVATPALPLERLTAAVKAYKADAKITGMKVYADPARTVEFNLAGAPGGPGGEHKGEGKEQKAEGRQGHEGRAEAGKGPQAAGQRAEGGRGEDQGGKGGAEGKGGKGGGGEGGRGPVVFVNPYTATVTGELNYRETFFFTMMALHRGMVGGPIGKLIVGVSTVMFLFIILTGLVLWWPATRKAVKQRLQVKWTGGWKRLNHDLHIVLGFYSALFLFVFAFTGLAWSFEWFNKGIYAVTNSPMQRPEPPTSVVPGAATATPAVTPEAGATPAPAVPGLTADAALARARELAPSSVYYSLQLPKDPTGSIRVATLRPNATYENATDEAYLDQYSGQVLSQQTYEQRNLGQRVRGMFKPVHTGSIWGWPSKIISLVVCVLGFTFPITGTILWLNRLRKQRRKQAKLECVDSKDSIFTPCAVMN, encoded by the coding sequence ATGAAAACCTTCTTCCGCAACATTCACCTCTACCTCAGCCTGGTTTCGGGGCTGATTATTGCCGTGGTCTGCCTGACCGGCGGCATCCTCGTCTTCGAGAAAGAGCTGGAGCAGGCCTGGCACCCGGAGCGCTACTTTGTGGCGCCGGTTGCTACCCCTGCCCTGCCCCTAGAGCGCCTCACGGCCGCCGTAAAAGCCTACAAAGCCGACGCTAAAATCACGGGCATGAAGGTGTACGCTGACCCCGCGCGCACCGTGGAGTTCAACTTGGCCGGCGCGCCCGGTGGCCCTGGCGGTGAGCACAAAGGGGAAGGCAAGGAGCAGAAAGCAGAAGGCCGCCAAGGCCATGAGGGCCGCGCCGAAGCCGGAAAAGGCCCGCAAGCGGCAGGCCAGCGCGCCGAGGGCGGCCGCGGGGAAGACCAGGGCGGCAAAGGCGGCGCGGAAGGCAAAGGTGGCAAAGGCGGAGGCGGCGAAGGTGGCCGCGGCCCGGTGGTGTTCGTGAATCCCTACACGGCTACTGTAACCGGCGAGTTGAATTACCGCGAAACGTTCTTTTTCACGATGATGGCCCTGCACCGCGGTATGGTGGGCGGCCCCATCGGCAAGCTGATTGTGGGCGTGAGCACCGTGATGTTCCTGTTCATCATCCTGACCGGCCTGGTGCTTTGGTGGCCCGCTACCCGCAAGGCTGTAAAGCAGCGCCTGCAAGTGAAATGGACTGGCGGCTGGAAGCGCCTCAACCACGATTTGCACATTGTGCTCGGGTTTTACTCGGCGCTGTTCCTGTTTGTGTTTGCCTTTACGGGGCTGGCCTGGTCATTTGAGTGGTTTAACAAAGGCATCTACGCCGTGACGAACTCGCCCATGCAACGCCCCGAGCCGCCAACTTCGGTAGTGCCGGGTGCTGCTACGGCTACCCCTGCTGTAACCCCAGAAGCTGGCGCCACCCCGGCTCCGGCAGTGCCCGGCCTCACGGCAGATGCGGCCCTAGCCCGGGCTCGGGAGCTGGCTCCTTCATCGGTGTATTACTCGTTGCAACTACCGAAGGACCCTACCGGCAGCATTCGGGTAGCTACGCTGCGGCCTAACGCTACCTACGAAAACGCCACCGACGAAGCCTACCTCGACCAGTACTCGGGCCAGGTGCTAAGCCAGCAGACTTACGAGCAGCGCAACCTGGGGCAGCGCGTTCGGGGCATGTTTAAGCCCGTGCACACGGGTTCTATTTGGGGCTGGCCCTCTAAAATTATCAGCCTGGTGGTGTGCGTGCTGGGCTTCACCTTCCCCATCACGGGCACTATCCTGTGGTTGAACCGCCTGCGCAAACAGCGGCGCAAGCAGGCCAAGCTAGAGTGTGTGGACAGCAAGGATAGTATTTTTACGCCATGCGCCGTCATGAACTAA
- a CDS encoding dienelactone hydrolase family protein — MSYPNAVTLTASDNTQLNAYTAFPTDGAGPQPGIILLQEAFGVNGHIRNVADRLAQAGYVVIAPELFHRTAAAGLELPYSNFAAAMPHYQAITNEGLTADVQACYHWLRGQPNVTDKIGSIGFCLGGRVSFLTNAVLPLAAGVSYYGGGTHLLTDRAKDLHAPHLFFWGGQDQHISSAHIAQVAEALEAAGKPYINTVISYADHGFHCDERPSYHPQAAAEAWALTLAFFEQKLRLA; from the coding sequence ATGAGCTACCCCAACGCCGTTACACTTACCGCTTCCGACAATACCCAACTGAACGCCTACACTGCCTTTCCAACCGATGGTGCGGGTCCGCAGCCGGGTATTATTCTGTTGCAGGAAGCTTTCGGCGTGAATGGCCACATCCGCAACGTGGCCGACCGGCTGGCCCAGGCGGGCTACGTCGTTATTGCCCCGGAGCTGTTTCACCGCACGGCGGCAGCGGGCCTGGAACTTCCCTACTCCAACTTTGCGGCCGCCATGCCTCACTACCAGGCCATTACCAACGAGGGCCTAACGGCCGACGTGCAGGCCTGCTACCACTGGCTGCGGGGCCAGCCAAACGTGACGGATAAAATAGGCAGCATTGGGTTCTGCTTGGGTGGCCGGGTGTCGTTTCTGACGAATGCCGTGCTGCCCCTGGCGGCGGGTGTATCATACTACGGCGGAGGCACTCACTTGCTCACCGACCGCGCCAAGGACCTGCACGCACCCCACCTGTTCTTCTGGGGCGGCCAGGACCAGCACATCAGTTCCGCGCACATAGCCCAAGTTGCGGAAGCCCTAGAAGCGGCCGGCAAGCCCTACATCAACACCGTTATTTCCTACGCCGACCACGGTTTCCACTGCGACGAGCGGCCCAGCTACCACCCCCAGGCCGCCGCCGAAGCGTGGGCCCTTACCCTGGCCTTTTTCGAGCAGAAACTGCGCCTGGCCTAA
- a CDS encoding serine hydrolase domain-containing protein — translation MARYLLLIFLLLTTSTFAQNSFSTLVTTEHEAGRFNGALLVVKDGQIISQINKGYANFQFAVPITSTTRFPIASMTKLFTAILILQLVEKSLLKLDDKASLYLPDLPAACQTITLAELLTHCSGLQNEPSTQVYQTRYSTAEFVKKFIVKNESRKAPAFNYNNLDYILLTRILEVVSKQSFPNLVRHNILIPLRMHDTGVVQESRIIPNLAYGYHNYTFGAGSSKDTLRNDAPKYLSNYAGAGAMYSTVTDLYKLLLALQTNTLLTAKTTAKLLLKPQQAVFVDQARGYPTAGFYYNDQTFTKPVLERRGSIDGFNSVLLTDPAFRKAVLILSNTDTGDLEQLADKLYTEIH, via the coding sequence ATGGCACGTTACCTGTTGCTCATTTTCTTACTGCTGACTACGAGCACTTTCGCACAAAACAGCTTTTCTACTCTTGTTACGACAGAGCACGAAGCTGGTCGTTTCAACGGTGCGCTATTGGTTGTAAAAGACGGCCAGATTATCTCCCAGATAAATAAGGGGTATGCAAATTTCCAATTTGCCGTTCCTATCACCAGTACGACCCGGTTTCCCATTGCCTCCATGACCAAGCTTTTTACGGCAATTCTAATCCTTCAACTTGTCGAAAAATCATTGCTGAAGCTGGACGATAAAGCGTCTCTCTACCTTCCTGATCTACCTGCGGCTTGTCAAACCATTACACTCGCTGAGCTATTAACGCATTGCTCTGGCCTACAGAACGAACCCTCGACGCAGGTATATCAAACTAGGTATTCTACTGCGGAGTTTGTGAAGAAATTCATCGTTAAGAACGAAAGCAGAAAAGCGCCGGCTTTCAATTACAACAACCTTGATTACATCCTGCTGACGCGTATTCTGGAGGTTGTGTCAAAGCAATCGTTTCCTAATTTGGTACGTCACAATATTCTTATCCCGCTACGCATGCATGATACTGGGGTAGTGCAGGAGTCGCGGATAATCCCCAACCTAGCGTATGGATACCATAACTATACGTTTGGAGCTGGTAGCAGCAAGGATACTCTGCGCAACGATGCCCCTAAATACCTATCGAACTATGCTGGGGCCGGGGCAATGTACTCTACCGTTACCGACCTCTACAAGCTGCTGCTAGCTCTGCAAACCAATACTCTATTGACAGCCAAAACTACCGCAAAGCTACTGCTCAAGCCTCAACAGGCCGTTTTCGTAGACCAAGCCCGCGGCTACCCTACCGCGGGATTTTATTACAACGACCAAACCTTTACGAAACCCGTTCTGGAACGCCGAGGCAGTATTGATGGATTCAATTCTGTTTTGCTGACAGACCCAGCATTCCGCAAGGCAGTACTTATTTTGAGCAATACCGACACAGGAGATTTAGAACAACTAGCCGATAAACTTTACACCGAAATCCACTGA
- a CDS encoding bile acid:sodium symporter family protein — protein MSQPTSPPTLPAPTENRFVALLRRAGLLDWFLLGLMGAVVLAYLIPGVGSKASPIPWKAITTAGVALIFFFYGLRLSLDKLKAGLRNWRLHVVVQLITFVAFPVLALVVRPLFAGLKGEQLWQSIFFLCTLPSTVSTSVVMVSIARGNLPAAIFNASISSLLGILLTPLWTSLFLHTSADGGHLWGLATSLIWQVILPVVAGVLLNRRFGAFAEQHKGTLRISDQVVILLIVFTAFCESFAEGVFRSFAARDIVLLGLGMVGLYLAIFGLVWGLSRLLGFSREDRITALFCGSKKSLVHGSVMASLLFPATAATGLLLLPLMLYHALQIMLASMMAQRMGREAAVSVAV, from the coding sequence ATGAGTCAGCCAACTTCCCCTCCTACCCTACCTGCTCCCACTGAAAACCGCTTTGTGGCCCTGCTCCGGCGGGCGGGCCTACTCGATTGGTTTTTGCTGGGCTTGATGGGGGCGGTAGTGCTGGCTTACCTAATTCCGGGGGTAGGTAGCAAGGCTAGCCCCATTCCGTGGAAAGCTATTACCACGGCGGGCGTGGCGCTCATCTTCTTCTTTTACGGCCTGCGCTTGAGCCTAGACAAGCTGAAGGCTGGCCTGCGCAACTGGCGCCTACACGTGGTAGTGCAACTAATTACATTCGTAGCATTTCCGGTGCTGGCCCTGGTGGTGCGGCCGCTGTTTGCGGGGTTAAAGGGTGAGCAGCTCTGGCAAAGCATTTTCTTTCTGTGCACCCTGCCTAGCACGGTTTCCACTTCCGTGGTGATGGTGAGTATTGCGCGGGGCAACCTACCGGCGGCCATCTTCAACGCCAGCATCAGCAGCCTGCTCGGCATCCTGCTTACCCCACTCTGGACCAGCTTGTTCCTGCACACCTCTGCCGATGGCGGCCACCTCTGGGGGCTGGCTACCAGCCTCATATGGCAGGTGATTCTGCCCGTAGTGGCGGGCGTGCTGCTCAACCGCCGCTTCGGCGCGTTTGCCGAACAGCACAAGGGCACCTTACGCATTTCGGATCAAGTAGTAATCCTACTGATTGTATTCACAGCTTTTTGCGAGTCGTTTGCCGAAGGCGTTTTCCGCAGCTTCGCGGCCCGCGACATTGTGCTGCTGGGCTTGGGCATGGTGGGACTGTACCTGGCTATTTTCGGGCTGGTGTGGGGGCTGAGCCGCCTGCTGGGCTTCTCCCGCGAGGACCGGATTACGGCCCTGTTCTGCGGCTCCAAAAAGTCTCTGGTACACGGCAGCGTCATGGCCAGCCTGCTGTTTCCGGCCACTGCCGCCACGGGCCTGCTCCTGCTGCCACTCATGCTCTACCATGCCCTGCAAATCATGCTGGCCAGCATGATGGCCCAGCGCATGGGCCGGGAAGCAGCTGTTTCTGTTGCGGTTTAG
- a CDS encoding ankyrin repeat domain-containing protein has product MKKLLLAITLFLAATTFSQAQTPTQKVYAAVIKNKPADVDALLSAGADANATVEMMPGFPTTFLIIAAGNGHLEVVKALVKNKAQVDKPDSFNATALMAAAANGSLAVVEFLLASGANPKAKDKDGKDVLASAKEGGNAEVLKLIQAKAK; this is encoded by the coding sequence ATGAAAAAACTTCTTCTTGCTATTACGCTATTTCTCGCTGCCACTACCTTTAGCCAGGCCCAAACTCCTACCCAAAAGGTATACGCGGCCGTTATAAAGAATAAGCCCGCCGACGTAGACGCCCTGCTCAGTGCCGGAGCCGATGCCAACGCTACCGTAGAAATGATGCCGGGCTTTCCCACCACCTTCCTCATTATTGCTGCTGGCAACGGCCATCTGGAGGTAGTGAAGGCGCTAGTGAAGAACAAGGCCCAGGTTGACAAGCCCGACTCGTTTAATGCTACGGCCCTGATGGCCGCCGCCGCCAACGGCAGCCTTGCGGTAGTGGAGTTTCTGCTAGCCAGCGGGGCCAACCCTAAGGCCAAGGATAAGGATGGCAAAGACGTACTAGCCAGCGCCAAAGAAGGTGGCAACGCCGAGGTACTCAAGCTGATTCAGGCCAAAGCCAAATAA
- a CDS encoding PepSY-associated TM helix domain-containing protein yields the protein MKAKKLVGKLHLWLGLTSGLVVFIVSLTGAIFVFQDEIRDLTEPWRKVPVQATAPVLPSRLQAAALASHPGIAASTTWVTYFGAERSATVFFTDKAGNPIQVYLNPYTGQVLREQNLRTYFFSIVQEIHMTLLLPEAVAKWVVGGAVLIFVVMLLTGLVLWWPKRRQERKQRFTIKWGARWRRINYDLHNVLGFYAASIGLVLALTGLFMIFPSVLTAIAYVTNGGRTYPQDLITAKVDTLRPVAAAPAPLSDVVYQAVRRRSPQAEMILLGPAGNGKEPAYCWAYRKALHYYNRDDYAFHPVSGQELQASFHATKSAGTQLTDMNYDIHTGQILGLGGKIVAFLASLISASLPVTGTIIWWGRRNKAKKPRKLQTA from the coding sequence ATGAAGGCTAAAAAGCTTGTCGGCAAGCTACACCTCTGGCTCGGACTCACGTCCGGGCTAGTGGTCTTTATTGTAAGCCTGACCGGGGCCATTTTCGTCTTTCAAGACGAAATTCGGGACCTTACGGAGCCGTGGCGCAAGGTGCCGGTACAGGCCACGGCGCCGGTGTTGCCTTCCCGGCTCCAGGCCGCCGCGCTGGCTTCGCACCCGGGCATTGCGGCCTCTACCACGTGGGTGACCTACTTCGGCGCCGAGCGCTCGGCCACGGTCTTTTTCACCGACAAAGCCGGCAACCCCATTCAGGTCTACCTGAATCCGTACACCGGCCAGGTCTTGCGCGAGCAGAACCTGCGCACCTACTTTTTCAGCATTGTGCAGGAAATTCACATGACCTTGCTGCTGCCGGAGGCGGTAGCGAAATGGGTGGTAGGCGGCGCGGTGCTGATTTTTGTGGTAATGCTGCTGACCGGCCTGGTGCTGTGGTGGCCCAAGCGCCGGCAAGAGCGCAAGCAGCGCTTTACCATTAAGTGGGGTGCCCGCTGGCGCCGCATCAACTACGATTTGCACAACGTGCTGGGCTTCTACGCCGCCAGCATCGGGCTGGTGCTGGCCCTGACGGGCTTGTTCATGATTTTCCCCTCGGTGCTCACCGCCATTGCGTACGTAACCAACGGCGGACGAACCTACCCCCAGGACCTAATAACGGCCAAAGTAGATACCCTGCGCCCCGTAGCCGCTGCCCCAGCGCCGCTCTCCGACGTGGTGTACCAAGCGGTGCGCCGCCGCTCACCCCAGGCGGAAATGATTCTGCTGGGGCCCGCGGGTAATGGCAAAGAGCCCGCCTACTGCTGGGCCTACCGCAAGGCGCTGCATTACTATAACCGCGACGACTACGCCTTTCACCCCGTGTCGGGCCAGGAGTTGCAGGCCAGCTTTCACGCTACCAAAAGCGCCGGCACCCAACTCACCGACATGAACTACGACATCCATACCGGCCAGATTCTGGGTTTGGGTGGTAAAATCGTGGCCTTCCTGGCCAGTCTGATTTCGGCCAGCCTACCCGTCACGGGCACCATCATCTGGTGGGGCCGCCGCAACAAGGCCAAGAAACCCCGGAAGCTGCAAACGGCTTAA